ATCATATGGGCGGCCACCGGCGCGGTGAGCACCACGAAAGCGAGGATGGCGACGGCACGCACCGAGACTTCCGGTGACGTGAAGTAGATCCCCGAGCCGACGGCGATCAGCCCGGCGCCCAATGCGCCGGCCTTGGTGGTGGCATGCATGCGTAGCAGCAGGTCCGGCATACGCACCGCGCCGATGGCGCCGATGAGGATCAGCAGGGCGCCGGCGAGCAGCATGATGGCGGTCAGCACCTCACTCATCGGTCTTGCCTCCGCGCTCCAGGAAGCGGGCAAAGCCCACGGTGGCCATGAACGCCGTCAGTGCCAGGACCAGTGCTACGTCCATGAAGGCGGGGCGACCCACCTGGATGGCGTAGACCACCATGATCGCCACGGCGATCAGGGCGATGAGCTCCAGCGCCACGACACGGTCTGCGAGGCTTGGCCCCAGCACCAGGCGCACACCGGTCAATGCCAGCGCGAGCACCAGGATCAGCAACGTTGCAACGGCGACCCATTCCATCAGGAAGTCCCCTTAGCTGAGCAGTTCGACAACACGGCGTTCCAGATCCTTGAGGTCGGCCCGCAGCGCGTCCTCGTCGTCGATGTGCATGGCATGAATGTACAGCACGCGATTGTCGTTGGAGACATCAATGCTGAGCGTCCCCGGTGTCATGGAAATGAGATTGGCAAGGATCGTGATGGCGGCCTCGCTGCGGGTGTCCAGAGGCAGACCGATGACCCCGGGCCGCATGTAGTGCGTTGGCGTGAGCACCTCGTAGGCCACCCGCAGATTCGACAGGATCAGCTCCCAGATGTAGAAGACCGTGAAACCAATGACCTGGGGGATCTTGCGGGTGTAGCCCAGCATGGTGCCGCTGGTGCGACCGACCAGCGCCAGGACCAGGTAGCCGAAGATGAAACCGGCCACGAAGCCACTGCCGGTGAAGTTCCCAGTGAGCGCCACCCAGACAAAAGCGAGCAGGATGTTCCAGATGAACAGGCTCATTGGTCACCCCCCAGTACGGCATCCACATAAATCTGCGGATCCAGCATCTGTTCGGCCGCCGCCATCAGTACCTCGTAGACCGGCTGCATGCCGACGCCCAGCAGCACGGCCAGCAGCGACAGGGCGCCAATGGGCAGCAGCATGATGGTCAGCCCCTTCTCGGACAGACTCTGCTCGAAACGGCGTGCGCGCTCGGCGTACTCCTCGGGCTGCGGTTTCCAGAAGGCTTCCGCCCAGATCTTGATCATGGAGTAGAGGGTCAGCATCCCCACGCCCAGTGCCACCGCAACAATACCCCAACTGGCCTCCTCGACACCGGCGCGCACCAGCATGTATTTGCCGATGAAGCCGGACAGCGGCGGAATGCCCGCCAGTGACAGGGCGGAGGCCAGGAACAGGATGCCCAGGAAGGGACGCTCCCGCCACAGGCCACCGACCTGCTTGAGTTCGTGGCTGCCCCGCAGCAGGTAGATCACCCCGCCGATCAGGAACAGATTACTCTTGGCGACGATGTTGTGGATGATGAAGTAGATCCCGCCGGCCAGGGCCAGGGGCGTGAACAGTGCCAGGGCCATGAACATGTAGCCGATCTGGCTGACGATGTGGAACGACAGGATGCGGCGTATCTCGTAGTAGCGCGCCGCGCCCAGTACGCCGGTGACCATGGTGAAGCCGCCGATCCACAGCAGGATCTCGTGAGTGTAGCCGACGTCGTGGTTGAACAGCAGCGAGAAGAAGCGGAACAGTGCGTACACGCCCACCTTGGTCAGCAGCCCGGCGAACAGTGCCGAAATCGCTACCGGCGGGGTGTGGTAGGACGCCGGCAGCCAGAAGAACAACGGGAACGCCGCCGCCTTGATGCTGAATGCCACCAGGTAGAGCATGCTCACCACGGTGACCAGGCCCTGGTTCTCCACCTCGTCAAGCTTGCCCACCAGGTCCGCCATGTTCAGCGTCCCGGTCATGCCGTAGGTCAGGCCCACCGCCGAGAGCAACATGATGGACGAGAGCAGGTTGAGGGTGACGTACTTGATCGCCCCCTCCATCTGCGCGCGCTCGCCGCCGAGGATCAGCAGCGCGAAGGAGGCGACCAGTAGCACCTCCACCCACACGTACAGATTGAAGATGTCACCGGTGAGGAACGCACCGCATACACCGGAGAGCAGCAGGTGCAGCAGCGGGTAGTAGCCGAATTTCTCGTGGTCCTCGCTCATGGTGGGCAGCGAATAGAGCGCTACCGCAAACCCCATGAGCGAGGCCATCAGTGTCATCACCGCACCGAGAATGTCCGACACCAGGACGATGCCGTACGGCGCTGGCCAGTCGCCCAGAGCGATGGTGAGCACGCCGGTCGGCGAGGTGTAGGTGTTGTACAGCAGAACAATGCTGGCGATCAGCAGGGCACCGGTGCCGATGACGCCCAGCCAGCGCTGCGCCGCATTGGACTTGTACAGAACAATGGACAGCGACCCGAAAAGGAACGGGATAACGACCGGAAGTGCAACTTCTGGGCTCACGTGTCGGTACTCCGCATTTTGTCCAGATCATCCTCTTTCACGACCTGGTAGGCGCGGTGGATCAGCACGACGGCAAATGCCAGAACGCCGAAGCCGATAACGATGGCCGTGAGAATCAGCGCCTGGGGTAGCGGATCCGCCCAGCCGCCGGTCGGCAGCGTCTCGCCGGGGGCGATCAGCGGCGGCAGGCCGCGCTCGAGGCCGGAGACGGTGAAGATCAGCAGGTTGGCGCTGTTACTCAGCAGGATCAGCCCGATCACGAGCTTGACCAGGGAGCGGCGCAGCATCATGTAGATGGATGCGGCGAACAACGCGCCCACAACGAATGCCATGAGGGTTTCCATGTCAGTCCTCCGCTTCCGCCAGGGCGAGCACGATGGCCATCACCGAGCCGATCACCACCATGTAGACGCCGATGTCGAACACCAAGGGCGTGGACAGCTTGATTTCACCCAGCACCGGCACTTCCACGGGCCACCAGATGGCGGCGAAGAACGCCCGCCCTTGGAAAATGGCGGGAATGCCACTGAGCGTGGCGATGAACAGTCCCGCCCCCAGCATCATGCGCGGTTCCATCCACATGATGTCGCGGGCACCGCGGGTGTCGAAGGCGAAGGCGTACAGGGAGAACGCCACCGCCGCCACCAGCCCGGCGATGAAGCCGCCGCCGGGTTCATCGTGGCCGCGTAGCAGCACGAACAGGGAGAACAGCAGCAGCAGCGGCATCATGAACCGCGTCGCCGTGCGCAGAATCAGGGAATCCATGCCGGTCATTGGGCCTTGTCCTCCGCGCGGAATCGGATCATGGCGTAGACGCCGATGGCGGCCAGACCGATGACGAAGATCTCGCCCAGGGTGTCCAGCGCCCGGAAGTCCACCAGGATGACGTTGACGATGTTGCGGCCGTGGCCTTCCGGCTCACTCCAGGCGACCAGGGTGTCGGAGATGGGGTCGGTGACCGTGGCATCGTTTACGGCCAGAATCAGCAGGGTCATCAGTCCGCCGAGAGAGATGGCCACCGCGGCATCCCGGACCCGCGTGCCGGCACTGGAGTAGTTGATGAACTCGGGCAGGCGGAACAGCACCAGCACCAGCAGGATCACCGTGAGTGTTTCCACCATGATCTGGGTGGTCCCCAGGTCCGGTGCACTGAAGAGCACATAGATCAGCGCGATGCCGAAACCGACGATGCCCAGAGTTGCCACGGCGCCGAGCCGGGAGCGTGTCACCGAGGCGAAAACCGCGCCGGCCACCACCAGGGCGGCCACCACCGCCTCGTAGAGATTCACCTCCGCCAGGGCCAGCGGCATGGGCGTGTCGGTGTGGCCCAGCAGCGTCCAGCCGGTGAGGCCGACGATGCTGAGCACGATCACCAGCAGATAGTTGCTCATGTAGCCGTTCTGGAGAATCCTCGTCTGCCATTCGGCGACCCAGACGATGGCGTCCATGAAGCGCTCGTAACCGCGCTCGGCGCCGAAGCGGTCGATGAATGTAAGGCCCTTGAATCCATCGAGTACCGCATCCCATTTCCAGAACAGGATCAGCCCCAGAATCACGGCCAGGATGCTCATCATCAGCGGCGCGTTGATGCCGTGCCAGAGGTAGAGCTCCACCGACAGCTCGGCGCCGAACACGGCTGCTACCGCTGGCTGCACGATGGTCATGGCCGGGATGAATCCGAGCAGGCCGAAGATCAGGCTGAGCCCGGCCAGGACCACCGGTCCGGCCAGCATGGAGGGCGGTGCCTCGTGGGGCGTTTTCGGCGTTTCCTTGCGGGCTCCGGTGAAGGGCCGCAGGGCGAACACCGCCGCCATGGCGACGATCATGATCGCCGAAAGCACTGCCAAGGTCGCGGTGAACACGGCCATGCCGCCGCGCGCGCCAAGGGTGGCCTCGAACATCAGTTCCTTGGCGATAAACCCGAACAGCGGCGGCAAGCCGGCCAGTGAGAGGGCGGCAACGCAAGCGGCGATGAAGGTGATCGGCATCAAGTGCCGCAGGCCGCCCATCTTCGTGACGTCCTTGGTGCCGGTCTCATGGTCCAGCGCGCCGGCGAGCATGAAGAGCGCCGCCTTGTAGAGTGCATGGGCAAGCAGGAACGTCATGGCGGCAATGATGGCGCCTTCGGTGCCGATGCCGATGAGCATGGTCAGCGTGCCCAGAGCCATGATGGTGGTGTAGGCGAGGATTGCTTTGACCCCGGTGCTGCGCAATGCCATCACCGAGCCGGTGAGCATGGTCAGGGCACCGAAGATGCCCAGCATGTAGAACCACAGGTCGCTCTCCGCCATAGCCGGGTTCAGGCGGGCCATCAGGTAGACCCCGGCTTTCACCATGGTGGCGGAGTGCAGGAAGGCCGACACCGGCGTCGGCGCGGCCATGGCGTTGGGCAGCCAGAAGTGGAACGGCACCTGGGCGGATTTAGTGAACGTGCCGAACAGGATGGCCAGCAGCATGCCGGTGAAGAACGGTGCGGCGTGGAGGTCGTCCGCGGCGAGAATGCCCGAGAGGGTGTATTCGCCGCCAGCCGCCACTGCCAGCATCACCAGCCCGGCCAGCAGCGCCAGGCCACCCGCCACGGTAACGATCAGCCCCTGCAGCGCATACCAGCGCGCGTTCTTGTCCTCGTGGTTGAAGCCGATGAGCATGTACGAGGTGATGCTCGTCAGCTCCCAGAACACGAACAGGGTGATGATGTTGTCCGACAGCACCAGCCCCAGCATGGACGCCATGAAGGCGAACATGATCGCGTAGAACCGCGGCAGGTACTCGTGACCGTGCAGGTAGCCGCCGGCGTAGATGATGATGAAGGTGCCAATGCCGGAAATGAGCAGGGCGAACAGCAGGCTCAGGCCGTCCACCAGGAAGCTCAGATTGACGTCCAGCCCGGGGATCCAGGGGTAGGTGATGATGACCGACTCGCCATCGGCGATGGCCGGCACCCAGGTCAGGAAGTAGACGAACAGCGCCGCCGGCAACAGGGCCAGCAGCCAGCCGGCACGCTCGCCGAAGGATCGGGTGAGCCACGGCGCCAGCGCGCACAGTATGAAACCGGACAGTACGGCGAGAAGCATTGTTCGGCCTACCCCCCAAATGGTCGCGGACCCGCGCAAACAGCCCGAGACCTTAGCCTAGCTGCCCCCGCCCGACAAGACATGGCGGGGGCAGTGCGAAGCGGTGTCAGGCGACGCTGATCGTGTCGTCCAGGTAGACATCCTGTATAGCGCGCAGCAGTTCCACCCCCTGCTCACGCGGCTTCTGGAACGCCTTGCGCCCGGAAATCAGCCCCATGCCTCCGGCACGCTTGTTAATCACGGCCGTGCGCACGGCGTCAGCCAGATCGGTGGCGCCGGAACCGCCGCCCGAGTTGATCAGGCCGGCGCGCCCCATGTAGCAGCAAGCCACCTGGTAGCGCACCAGGTCGATGGGGTTGTCGGTGGTGAGCTGCTCGTAAACCGACTTGTGGGTCTTGCCGTGGCCCACGGCCGGATAGCCGCCGTTGTTCTCGGCCATCTTCTGCTTGACGATGTCGGCATTGATGGTGGCAGCCAGGTGGTTGGCCTGGCCGCTGAGGTCTGCCGAGACGTGGTAATCGCTGCCGTCCTTCTTGAAGTCCGGGTTGCGCAGGTAGGCCCAGAGCACTGTGGCCATGCCCAGCTCGTGGGCGCGGGCAAAGGCCTCGCTGATTTCCTGGATCTGCCGGCGGGACTCCTCGGAGCCAAAGTAGATGGTGGCGCCCACCGCGGCCGCGCCCATGTCGAAGGCCTGCTCGACCGTCGCGAACAGAGTCTGGTCGTAGATCTCCGGGTAGGTGAGCAACTCGTTGTGGTTGATCTTGACGATGAACGGAATGCGATGCGCATACTTCCGCGCCACCGAACTCAGCACCCCCAGCGTGGAAGCCACCGCGTTGCATTCGCCTTCCAGGGCCAGTTCAACGATGTTCTGCGGGTCGAAACAGGCCGGGTTGGGGCCGAACGATGCTCCGGCGGAGTGTTCCACACCCTGGTCCACCGGCAGGATGGAGAGATAACCGGTGCCGCCGAGGCGGCCGGTGTCGAACAGTGACTGGAGATTGCGCAGCACGGCGGGTTTGCGGTCCTTCTGGGCCACCACCCGGTCGATGTAGTCGGCCCCCGGCAAGTGGATCTGCTCCCTGGGGATGCCTTCGCAGCGATGGCTCAGCAGTGCTTCGGCTTCGTCGCCCAGCAGGGCCTGGATGTCCGTCATTCCTGATTCTCCACTGATTTGTTCGATTGCGCCGCGCCCGGTGTACCGGATCGCGTGGGCGTTAGTCGCGACCGCGCGTGCGCCGGGCAGGGCCCCGATTATAGGGATTTTTGGCCGCGGCAGTAACCGGATGCAATGGCTGTGATGCGAATCACAGTGGTGTTTCGTTACATGGCCTATAACTGTGGAACTGGAAAAGGGATTCGCGAATCACGGTGAAGGCAATGTCCACGGAGAACAAGATCATCCACTTCGGGA
The DNA window shown above is from Aquisalimonas sp. 2447 and carries:
- the mnhG gene encoding monovalent cation/H(+) antiporter subunit G gives rise to the protein MSEVLTAIMLLAGALLILIGAIGAVRMPDLLLRMHATTKAGALGAGLIAVGSGIYFTSPEVSVRAVAILAFVVLTAPVAAHMIGRAGYFTGAPLWQKTLKDELRDNLDRRGHYLHSGSPPEQTDDDDSQRQ
- a CDS encoding monovalent cation/H+ antiporter complex subunit F translates to MMEWVAVATLLILVLALALTGVRLVLGPSLADRVVALELIALIAVAIMVVYAIQVGRPAFMDVALVLALTAFMATVGFARFLERGGKTDE
- a CDS encoding Na+/H+ antiporter subunit E, encoding MSLFIWNILLAFVWVALTGNFTGSGFVAGFIFGYLVLALVGRTSGTMLGYTRKIPQVIGFTVFYIWELILSNLRVAYEVLTPTHYMRPGVIGLPLDTRSEAAITILANLISMTPGTLSIDVSNDNRVLYIHAMHIDDEDALRADLKDLERRVVELLS
- a CDS encoding Na+/H+ antiporter subunit D, whose translation is MSPEVALPVVIPFLFGSLSIVLYKSNAAQRWLGVIGTGALLIASIVLLYNTYTSPTGVLTIALGDWPAPYGIVLVSDILGAVMTLMASLMGFAVALYSLPTMSEDHEKFGYYPLLHLLLSGVCGAFLTGDIFNLYVWVEVLLVASFALLILGGERAQMEGAIKYVTLNLLSSIMLLSAVGLTYGMTGTLNMADLVGKLDEVENQGLVTVVSMLYLVAFSIKAAAFPLFFWLPASYHTPPVAISALFAGLLTKVGVYALFRFFSLLFNHDVGYTHEILLWIGGFTMVTGVLGAARYYEIRRILSFHIVSQIGYMFMALALFTPLALAGGIYFIIHNIVAKSNLFLIGGVIYLLRGSHELKQVGGLWRERPFLGILFLASALSLAGIPPLSGFIGKYMLVRAGVEEASWGIVAVALGVGMLTLYSMIKIWAEAFWKPQPEEYAERARRFEQSLSEKGLTIMLLPIGALSLLAVLLGVGMQPVYEVLMAAAEQMLDPQIYVDAVLGGDQ
- a CDS encoding Na+/H+ antiporter subunit C produces the protein METLMAFVVGALFAASIYMMLRRSLVKLVIGLILLSNSANLLIFTVSGLERGLPPLIAPGETLPTGGWADPLPQALILTAIVIGFGVLAFAVVLIHRAYQVVKEDDLDKMRSTDT
- a CDS encoding Na+/H+ antiporter subunit B, which translates into the protein MTGMDSLILRTATRFMMPLLLLFSLFVLLRGHDEPGGGFIAGLVAAVAFSLYAFAFDTRGARDIMWMEPRMMLGAGLFIATLSGIPAIFQGRAFFAAIWWPVEVPVLGEIKLSTPLVFDIGVYMVVIGSVMAIVLALAEAED
- a CDS encoding putative monovalent cation/H+ antiporter subunit A, whose product is MLLAVLSGFILCALAPWLTRSFGERAGWLLALLPAALFVYFLTWVPAIADGESVIITYPWIPGLDVNLSFLVDGLSLLFALLISGIGTFIIIYAGGYLHGHEYLPRFYAIMFAFMASMLGLVLSDNIITLFVFWELTSITSYMLIGFNHEDKNARWYALQGLIVTVAGGLALLAGLVMLAVAAGGEYTLSGILAADDLHAAPFFTGMLLAILFGTFTKSAQVPFHFWLPNAMAAPTPVSAFLHSATMVKAGVYLMARLNPAMAESDLWFYMLGIFGALTMLTGSVMALRSTGVKAILAYTTIMALGTLTMLIGIGTEGAIIAAMTFLLAHALYKAALFMLAGALDHETGTKDVTKMGGLRHLMPITFIAACVAALSLAGLPPLFGFIAKELMFEATLGARGGMAVFTATLAVLSAIMIVAMAAVFALRPFTGARKETPKTPHEAPPSMLAGPVVLAGLSLIFGLLGFIPAMTIVQPAVAAVFGAELSVELYLWHGINAPLMMSILAVILGLILFWKWDAVLDGFKGLTFIDRFGAERGYERFMDAIVWVAEWQTRILQNGYMSNYLLVIVLSIVGLTGWTLLGHTDTPMPLALAEVNLYEAVVAALVVAGAVFASVTRSRLGAVATLGIVGFGIALIYVLFSAPDLGTTQIMVETLTVILLVLVLFRLPEFINYSSAGTRVRDAAVAISLGGLMTLLILAVNDATVTDPISDTLVAWSEPEGHGRNIVNVILVDFRALDTLGEIFVIGLAAIGVYAMIRFRAEDKAQ
- a CDS encoding class I fructose-bisphosphate aldolase, with amino-acid sequence MTDIQALLGDEAEALLSHRCEGIPREQIHLPGADYIDRVVAQKDRKPAVLRNLQSLFDTGRLGGTGYLSILPVDQGVEHSAGASFGPNPACFDPQNIVELALEGECNAVASTLGVLSSVARKYAHRIPFIVKINHNELLTYPEIYDQTLFATVEQAFDMGAAAVGATIYFGSEESRRQIQEISEAFARAHELGMATVLWAYLRNPDFKKDGSDYHVSADLSGQANHLAATINADIVKQKMAENNGGYPAVGHGKTHKSVYEQLTTDNPIDLVRYQVACCYMGRAGLINSGGGSGATDLADAVRTAVINKRAGGMGLISGRKAFQKPREQGVELLRAIQDVYLDDTISVA